A section of the Desulfovibrio sp. Huiquan2017 genome encodes:
- a CDS encoding alpha/beta fold hydrolase, translated as MRRVHAYIFLILLLLPSVAAAEEQAYPFTDPYRATVLGTPATARYQFAAPVLPDVRAIRIEGRQVPEVFEYSRDMNFTTALQDHAAPLIFVIAGTGAEHNSGKMSFLTQVFHEAGYHVVALSSPTHMNFVVSASQHAVPGYVPYDVTDLNRVMGWIREELVKECQITGYSVAGYSLGALHAAFLAKRDAETHEFDFRHVLMINPPVSLYRSVTRLDSWVTDENLGRTTVHREIAGFIDRFSDYYLHAEVTDLDDDFMYDMITDIGLSKRDFKTLIGAAFRVSSASMIFSSDVCLQAEYLVPPDQYPLKTATPLLDYARQAFDISFEQYLDEYMLPYLRYRNPTITRAQVIRQSSLESIRGWLEKTDKVVVVGTKDDVILSYKDEQFLETVFSHGRAVLFEHGGHCGNMMHPTFVRALKEKVRL; from the coding sequence ATGCGAAGAGTCCACGCCTACATATTCCTCATTCTCCTCCTGCTGCCATCCGTGGCGGCGGCGGAGGAGCAGGCCTATCCCTTCACGGACCCCTACCGGGCCACGGTATTGGGCACGCCCGCCACGGCGCGCTACCAGTTCGCGGCCCCGGTGTTGCCGGACGTCCGGGCCATCCGCATTGAGGGCAGACAGGTGCCGGAGGTCTTCGAATACAGCCGGGACATGAATTTCACCACGGCGCTGCAGGACCACGCAGCCCCGCTCATCTTCGTCATCGCGGGCACGGGAGCGGAACACAATTCCGGCAAGATGTCCTTCCTGACCCAGGTCTTCCACGAGGCCGGATACCACGTGGTCGCCCTGTCCTCGCCCACGCACATGAATTTCGTCGTCAGCGCCTCGCAGCACGCGGTGCCGGGATACGTCCCCTACGACGTGACCGACCTGAATCGGGTCATGGGCTGGATCCGCGAGGAGCTGGTCAAGGAATGCCAGATCACCGGATACAGCGTTGCCGGGTACAGCCTGGGCGCCCTGCACGCGGCTTTCCTGGCCAAGCGGGACGCCGAGACGCACGAATTCGACTTCCGGCACGTGCTCATGATCAATCCGCCGGTCTCCCTGTACCGCTCGGTGACCCGGCTGGACTCCTGGGTAACCGACGAAAACCTGGGCCGTACCACGGTGCATCGTGAGATCGCGGGCTTCATCGACCGCTTCTCGGACTACTACCTGCACGCCGAGGTAACCGACCTGGACGACGATTTCATGTACGACATGATCACGGACATCGGCCTGAGCAAGCGCGACTTCAAGACGCTCATCGGGGCCGCCTTCCGGGTCTCGTCCGCGTCCATGATCTTCAGTTCCGACGTCTGCCTGCAGGCCGAATACCTGGTGCCGCCGGACCAATACCCGCTCAAAACGGCCACTCCGCTCCTGGACTATGCCCGGCAGGCCTTCGACATCTCCTTCGAACAATACCTGGACGAGTACATGCTGCCCTACCTGCGCTACCGGAATCCGACCATCACCCGGGCCCAGGTCATTCGGCAGTCCAGCCTGGAGTCCATCCGGGGCTGGCTCGAAAAGACGGACAAGGTCGTGGTGGTGGGCACAAAGGACGACGTCATCCTGAGCTATAAGGACGAACAATTCCTGGAAACGGTTTTCAGCCACGGCCGGGCGGTGCTCTTCGAGCACGGCGGGCACTGCGGAAACATGATGCACCCGACCTTTGTCCGGGCGCTGAAGGAAAAGGTGCGCCTGTGA
- a CDS encoding VacJ family lipoprotein: MRAAVLLLLATLVLPLMGGCGPKVMNVTDPLAGPDPAGFRTTVHHWPTEDSPSLRFLNVYDPWEPMNRNLYEVNASLDKYVMYPAATLYKVFIPEPIRTGVRNFYNNLNEMPTALNSILQGRMRKAAISFTRFLINSTFGLLGVRDLASRNKKLPRQNEDVGQTLGYWGLGPGPYFVMPVMGPSSVRDTVGFGGDILILYVEVEMIYQAAGMDDTRPLDLTDLILRGLNIRANTAFSYHSTGSPFEYEMVRFIYTKKRELDIQR; this comes from the coding sequence ATGCGCGCGGCCGTCCTGCTCCTGCTGGCCACGCTGGTCCTCCCCCTGATGGGCGGATGCGGCCCCAAGGTGATGAACGTGACCGATCCGCTGGCCGGGCCCGACCCCGCCGGATTCCGGACCACGGTCCACCACTGGCCCACGGAAGATTCCCCCTCCCTGCGCTTCCTGAACGTCTACGATCCGTGGGAGCCCATGAACCGCAACCTGTATGAGGTCAACGCCAGCCTGGACAAGTACGTCATGTACCCGGCGGCCACCCTGTACAAGGTCTTCATCCCCGAGCCCATTCGCACCGGGGTCCGAAATTTCTACAACAACCTGAACGAGATGCCCACCGCGCTCAACAGCATCCTCCAGGGGCGCATGCGAAAGGCGGCCATCTCCTTCACGCGCTTCCTGATCAACTCGACATTCGGCCTGCTCGGCGTGCGCGACCTGGCCTCGCGCAACAAGAAGCTGCCGCGCCAGAACGAGGACGTGGGCCAGACCCTGGGCTACTGGGGACTTGGCCCGGGCCCGTACTTCGTCATGCCGGTCATGGGCCCGTCCAGCGTGCGCGACACGGTAGGTTTCGGCGGCGACATCCTGATCCTCTACGTGGAGGTGGAGATGATCTACCAGGCCGCGGGTATGGACGACACCCGCCCCCTGGACCTGACCGACCTGATCCTCCGGGGCCTGAACATCCGCGCCAACACCGCCTTCAGCTACCACTCCACCGGCTCGCCCTTCGAATACGAGATGGTCCGGTTCATCTACACCAAGAAACGCGAACTGGACATCCAGCGATAA
- a CDS encoding LysR substrate-binding domain-containing protein → MQLPTEYLRTFLAVAATRSFTRAGAQVNRSQSAVSVQVRRLEEEVGRPLFIRDGKTARLTPEGKLLISHARDIVQRHDDAVLSLTDARLEGVIRFGSPEHYTMGLLPRLLAGFAQNHPDVIVEMHCWTSDMVKRGLDEGELDIGLCTDAYAGGQVVCRDRLVWAARPGFDLNRPGRLPLAVEEGCVFRDWALRALAEAGLPYRIFYVSRGVSGVLDAARAGLAVTPAIERTLPHDLVGLDTRHGLPALPPSSVVLHTRNAPVSAAVACFREHLVAAFLEEDESARR, encoded by the coding sequence ATGCAATTGCCGACCGAATATTTGCGCACCTTCCTTGCCGTTGCCGCCACCCGGAGCTTCACCCGCGCGGGCGCTCAGGTGAACCGTTCCCAGTCTGCGGTAAGCGTGCAGGTCCGGAGGTTGGAGGAAGAGGTGGGCAGGCCTTTGTTCATACGGGATGGAAAGACGGCCCGGCTCACCCCGGAGGGGAAATTGTTGATCAGCCATGCGCGGGATATCGTTCAGCGCCATGACGATGCCGTCCTGTCGCTCACCGATGCGCGGCTCGAAGGGGTTATCCGCTTCGGTTCGCCCGAGCATTACACCATGGGACTGTTGCCGAGGCTGCTCGCCGGGTTTGCGCAGAACCACCCGGACGTCATCGTGGAGATGCATTGCTGGACGAGCGATATGGTCAAAAGGGGACTTGACGAGGGCGAGCTGGATATAGGCCTGTGCACCGACGCCTATGCGGGCGGGCAGGTTGTTTGTCGGGATCGGCTGGTCTGGGCGGCGCGGCCCGGATTCGACCTGAATCGGCCCGGCCGCCTTCCCTTGGCCGTGGAGGAGGGGTGCGTTTTTCGCGACTGGGCGTTGCGCGCCCTGGCGGAGGCTGGGCTGCCCTATCGAATTTTCTACGTGAGTCGGGGGGTGTCCGGCGTTCTCGACGCGGCCCGGGCGGGGCTGGCGGTGACGCCTGCCATAGAGCGGACGCTCCCCCACGATCTGGTGGGTCTCGATACGCGGCACGGCCTGCCCGCGTTGCCGCCGTCAAGCGTTGTCCTGCATACGCGGAACGCTCCCGTCTCGGCTGCTGTGGCCTGCTTCAGGGAACACCTCGTCGCCGCCTTTCTCGAAGAGGACGAGTCCGCCCGCCGATAG
- a CDS encoding flavodoxin family protein has protein sequence MNILTLLGSPRAKGNTATMLEAVESEFRKQGHGVRRIHVARKRIGGCLGCNACRKVPDRIACVQQDDAVEVLREMIDADMILFATPVYYWGMTAQLKALVDRTNALITRYGEPEQNSLVRGKPVALLATGGGIYENNKLVFAAFQKTAAALQTRLVGELHIGECTEPGDMTAETRSRGTEFARHILRQTASN, from the coding sequence ATGAACATATTGACTTTGCTTGGCAGCCCAAGGGCCAAAGGGAATACGGCGACGATGCTGGAAGCCGTCGAATCGGAATTCAGGAAGCAGGGACATGGCGTGCGCCGGATTCACGTCGCCCGCAAGCGGATCGGCGGCTGTCTCGGATGCAACGCATGCCGGAAGGTTCCCGACCGGATCGCCTGCGTTCAACAGGACGATGCCGTGGAAGTTCTGCGGGAAATGATCGATGCGGACATGATCCTGTTCGCCACCCCGGTCTACTACTGGGGCATGACCGCCCAACTCAAGGCGCTGGTGGACCGGACCAACGCGCTCATCACCCGGTACGGCGAACCGGAGCAGAACTCTCTGGTGCGGGGCAAACCCGTCGCCTTGCTGGCTACCGGCGGCGGGATATATGAAAACAACAAGCTTGTCTTCGCGGCCTTTCAAAAAACGGCCGCCGCCCTGCAAACCAGGCTTGTCGGGGAATTGCACATAGGCGAATGCACGGAACCCGGCGACATGACCGCCGAAACCCGGTCCCGGGGAACGGAATTCGCCAGGCACATCCTTCGGCAGACGGCATCGAACTAA
- a CDS encoding carbon starvation CstA family protein: MLFFFGCIALLIAGYFVYGTFVDRIFGSDEDRVTPAIAMADGIDYMVMPKWKLIFIQVLDIAGIGPIFGPILGALYGPVAMIWIVIGCIFGGAVHDYFSGMLSVRNNGASIPEVVGEYLGMPARQVMRLFSFILLMLVGVVFVLSPAQLLNGLTGINTGLLVACIFGYYFLATILPIDKIIGRIYPLLGFLLLAMTTALFVALMFSGHQVLPNLDFSNMHPADKPIWPLLFITISCSAISGFHSTQSPLMARCIENERQGRAVFYGSMIIEGIIGLIWCALGISFYDNPQALQAVISAGSPSAVVAEVSHSLLGTIGGGLAILAVIVLPITSGDTAFRSTRLIVAETFKVKQNVAAKRLIISVPLFVIGYVISTQNFSTIWRYFGFSNQCLSALVLWASAAYLAQRGKLHWIATLPAVFMTAVCLSFIANAKIGFGLSYDTSVIIGLVGAAVIFACFLFKYVFSGKTPAETSA, from the coding sequence ATGCTATTTTTCTTTGGTTGCATAGCTCTGCTCATTGCCGGTTACTTCGTGTACGGCACGTTTGTGGACCGTATTTTCGGTTCGGATGAGGACCGCGTCACTCCGGCCATCGCCATGGCCGACGGCATCGACTACATGGTCATGCCCAAGTGGAAGCTCATCTTCATCCAGGTGCTCGACATCGCGGGCATCGGCCCCATCTTCGGCCCCATTCTCGGCGCCCTGTACGGCCCGGTGGCCATGATCTGGATCGTGATCGGCTGCATCTTCGGCGGCGCGGTCCACGACTATTTCTCCGGCATGCTTTCGGTGCGCAACAACGGCGCGTCCATCCCCGAGGTCGTCGGCGAGTACCTCGGCATGCCCGCCCGCCAGGTCATGCGTCTGTTCTCCTTCATCCTGCTCATGCTCGTGGGCGTGGTCTTCGTCCTTTCCCCGGCCCAGCTCCTGAACGGCCTGACCGGCATCAACACCGGCCTGCTGGTGGCCTGCATCTTCGGTTACTATTTCCTGGCCACCATCCTGCCCATCGACAAGATCATCGGCCGCATCTACCCCCTGCTCGGCTTCCTGCTCCTGGCCATGACCACCGCCCTGTTCGTGGCGCTGATGTTCTCCGGCCACCAGGTCCTGCCGAATCTCGATTTCAGCAACATGCACCCGGCCGACAAGCCCATCTGGCCGCTGCTTTTCATCACCATCTCGTGCAGCGCCATCTCCGGTTTTCATTCCACTCAGTCGCCGCTCATGGCCCGTTGTATCGAGAATGAGCGCCAGGGACGCGCCGTGTTCTACGGCTCCATGATCATCGAAGGCATCATCGGCCTGATCTGGTGCGCGCTGGGCATTTCCTTCTACGACAATCCGCAGGCTCTGCAGGCCGTCATCTCCGCCGGCTCCCCGTCCGCGGTCGTGGCCGAGGTCTCGCATTCCCTGCTCGGCACCATCGGCGGCGGCCTGGCCATCCTGGCCGTCATCGTCCTGCCCATCACCAGCGGCGACACCGCCTTCCGGTCCACCCGCCTGATCGTGGCCGAGACCTTCAAGGTCAAGCAGAACGTCGCCGCCAAGCGGTTGATCATCTCCGTGCCGCTGTTCGTCATCGGCTACGTCATCTCCACCCAGAACTTCTCGACCATCTGGCGTTACTTCGGCTTTTCGAACCAGTGCCTGAGCGCCCTGGTCCTGTGGGCGTCGGCCGCTTACCTGGCCCAGCGCGGCAAGCTGCACTGGATCGCCACCCTGCCCGCCGTGTTCATGACCGCCGTCTGCCTGAGCTTCATCGCCAATGCCAAGATCGGCTTCGGCCTGTCCTACGACACCTCCGTGATCATCGGGCTCGTAGGCGCCGCCGTGATCTTCGCCTGCTTCCTGTTCAAGTACGTCTTCTCCGGCAAGACCCCCGCCGAGACCTCCGCCTAG